In Silene latifolia isolate original U9 population chromosome 3, ASM4854445v1, whole genome shotgun sequence, a single window of DNA contains:
- the LOC141648294 gene encoding E3 ubiquitin-protein ligase UPL3-like, whose amino-acid sequence METRNRKRVDSASSSSSVGPTTRASKRTRLSSPPSAAAPVTRSRVRTRLAAAATATATAINDAMDAPTSSRRRSADKGKEKEHEVRVRVIQTETETESERDRKRQEQQQQQLNIDAMDEEEDEDDDHDDDDDDSEEGGAGVRLLHQNLTSASSALQGLLRKLGAGLDDLLPSSAMGGLGVSSSQQSGRLKKILTGLRADGEDGKQVEALTQLCELLSIGTEDSLSTISVDSFVPVLVGLLNHESNPDIMLLAARAITHLVDGLPSSTAAVVHYGAVNCFCARLLTIEYMDLAEQSLQALKKISQEHPTACLRAGALMAVLSYLDFFSTGVQRVALSTAANMCKKLPSDAADFVMEAVPHLTNLLQYHDAKVLEHASVCLARIVEAFATSSDKLDELCNHGLVTQAASLISASNSGGGQASLSTSTYTGLIRLLSTCASGSTVGAKTLLLLGISGILKDILAGSGLVGNMSVSPALSRPPEQIFEIVNLANELLPPLPQGTISLPASSNLFARGPLLKKSPTSSSTNPVESNGNTQDVSAREKLLSDQPELLQQFGMDLLPVLIQIYGSSVNGPVRHKCLSVIGKLMYFSNADMISSLNTETNISSFLAGVLAWKDPQVLIPALQIAEILMEKLPETFSKLFVREGVVHAVDSLILAPPSTSILPQTATPDKDNDSTPGVSTRVRRSRRRSENQQQDANTAEESKNSASTCVGSPPGSVEIPSASSKLRSTVSASAKSLRNKYFPSDPGAVDVGISDDLLHLKTLCARLNTGVVEQKSKSKGKSKTSTAYAVDFSVGKEESLVSIVSEMLAELSKGDGVSTFEFIGSGVVAALLNYFSCGYFSKEKMSGANLPKLRLQALRRYKSFISVALPSSINEGNRAPMTVLVQKLQNALSSLERFPVVLSHSARSSSGSSRLSSGLSALSQPFKLRLCRAQGEKSLRDYSNTIVLIDPLASLTAVEDFLWPRVQRGDSGQRPSPSVGNSDSGATAAGAGASSPFATAPPSSRRQSSRSKSGVNIGDTRKDSSHDKSSGSLKGKGKAILKPATEETKGPQTRNAVRRKAASETDAQMKSKNEESSSEDEDLDVSPADDALAMEDDDNSDDEDEEHENVLRDDTFPMFTSNKVHDVKLSDSADDTAPGPATSDCQTTPASGSNNKKAAVKGLDSTDFRSGSSFGSRGAMSFAASAMAGLASNSRGIKGSQDRHGRSLGGSSEPPKLIFSAGGKQLNSNMTIYQAIQRQLVTNEEDDERHTGCDLVTSDGTRLWSDIYTITYQRGDSQADKSSTGILHSGSSSKYTQLGSTSNSSCDASFGRSLLDSILQGELPCDMEKNNPTYEILSLLRVLEGLNQLAPRLRVQSASDNFSEGMITSLDEMSVTGSRVPTTEFVNSKLTPKLARQMQDALALCSGSLPSWCYQLTKACPFLFPFETRRQFFYSTAFGLSRALHRLQQQGADGQGLNGRLQRQKVRVSRSRILDSAAKVMEMYSSHKAVLEVEYFGEVGTGLGPTLEFYTLLSHDLQKVDLGMWRANCSFDKASMEVLDDDHSKAGKVEDSSGLGSGPTANIVLSPLGLFPRPWPPNADFADGSQFFKVIEYFRLLGRVMAKALQDGRLLDIPLSMAFYKLVLGQELDLHDILSFDPEIGKTLQELQALVCRKQYLESVGGDHSDAVAELCFRGAPIRDLCLDFTLPGYPDYVLKPGDENVDIDNLEEYISLVVDATVKTGIVRQLEAFRAGFNQVFDITSLQIFYQSEIDYLLCGRRELWKAETLVDHIKFDHGYTAKSPAIINLLEIMGEFTAEQQRAFCQFVTGAPMLPPGGLAVLNPKLTIVRKLSSSGTTAANGTGASESADYDLPSVMTCANYLKLPPYSTKEVMYKKLLFAINEGQGSFDLS is encoded by the exons ATGGAAACTCGTAATCGGAAGCGCGTGGATTccgcttcctcttcttcctcagtTGGTCCCACCACACGCGCCTCCAAACGCACGCGTTTATCTTCTCCGCCGTCCGCCGCCGCGCCGGTCACTAGGTCTAGGGTTCGAACTCGGCTTGCCGCCGCCGCCACTGCCACCGCTACCGCCATTAACGACGCTATGGACGCGCCGACTTCATCTCGCCGTCGTTccgctgataaaggtaaagagaaggaGCACgaggttagggttagggttatccAAACAGAAACCGAAACCGAGTCGGAACGAGATCGTAAACGACAagaacaacagcagcagcagttgAATATAGACGCCATGGATGAGGAggaagatgaagatgatgatcatgatgatgatgatgatgatagtgaaGAAGGAGGTGCTGGCGTACGATTGTTGCACCAGAATTTGACGTCAGCGAGTAGTGCGTTACAAGGATTGCTTCGAAAACTCGGGGCCGGGTTGGATGATTTACTTCCGTCGTCAGCAATGGGTGGGTTGGGGGTGTCGTCATCGCAGCAAAGTGGGAGATTGAAGAAGATATTGACAGGGTTAAGGGCTGACGGTGAGGATGGGAAACAGGTCGAGGCATTGACACAGTTGTGTGAGTTGCTTTCGATTGGGACCGAGGATTCGCTTAGTACTATCTCTGTTGATTCGTTTGTGCCGGTTTTAGTTGGGTTGCTTAATCATGAGAGTAACCCTGATATTATGTTATTGGCTGCTAGGGCAATTACGCATTTGGTTGACGGTTTGCCGTCTTCTACTGCTGCTGTTGTGCATTATGGTGCTGTTAATTGTTTTTGTGCTAGGTTGCTTACTATTGAGTATATGGACTTGGCTGAGCAG TCGCTGCAAGCACTTAAGAAGATATCGCAAGAGCACCCTACTGCATGTTTGCGAGCTGGTGCACTTATGGCAGTTCTCTCTTACCTTGATTTCTTTTCAACTGGGGTTCAG CGAGTCGCGCTATCTACTGCTGCAAATATGTGTAAGAAACTTCCTTCGGATGCTGCTGATTTTGTGATGGAAGCTGTTCCTCACTTGACGAATCTCTTGCAGTATCATGATGCAAAG GTTCTTGAACATGCTTCTGTTTGCCTTGCCCGAATTGTTGAGGCCTTTGCAACATCGTCCGACAAGTTAGACGAGCTTTGTAATCATGGTCTGGTCACCCAGGCTGCTTCACTTATTTCAGCTAGTAATTCTGGTGGAGGTCAGGCCTCCCTAAGCACTTCTACATACACC GGCCTTATTCGACTGCTCTCCACCTGTGCAAGTGGGTCCACTGTGGGAGCAAAGACTTTATTGCTTTTAGGAATCAGTGGCATTCTTAAAGACATTTTGGCTGGATCTGGACTTGTGGGCAACATGTCTGTTTCTCCTGCTCTGAGTAGGCCACCTGAGCAG aTATTTGAGATTGTGAACCTTGCAAACGAGCTGCTTCCTCCACTTCCACAAGGTACAATATCCCTTCCAGCAAGCTCTAATTTATTTGCAAGAGGACCTCTTTTGAAGAAGTCACCAACCAGCAGTTCTACCAACCCAGTTGAGTCAAATGGAAACACCCAGGATGTCTCAGCAAGAGAGAAACTTCTCAGTGATCAGCCAGAGCTTCTGCAGCAATTTGGAATGGATCTGCTTCCTGTGCTGATTCAG ATTTACGGGTCAAGTGTAAATGGTCCTGTTCGTCACAAGTGTCTTTCAGTGATTGGTAAACTTATGTATTTCAGCAACGCAGACATGATATCATCACTGAATACTGAGACGAACATTTCTAG TTTCCTTGCTGGTGTCCTAGCGTGGAAGGATCCACAGGTTTTGATTCCGGCCCTCCAAATTGCTGAGATCCTTATGGAAAAACTTCCGGAGACATTCTCAAAGTTGTTCGTGAGAGAAGGTGTAGTTCATGCTGTGGATTCGTTGATACTAGCTCCTCCTTCAACCTCTATTTTGCCTCAGACTGCCACTCCTGATAAAGACAATGACTCAACACCTGGAGTATCAACACGCGTACGACGTTCGAGGCGACGCAGTGAAAACCAGCAGCAAGATGCAAACACTGCTGAAGAATCCAAAAATAGCGCCTCTACTTGTGTTGGTTCACCTCCTGGTTCTGTTGAAATTCCTTCTGCTAGTTCCAAACTACGCTCCACGGTCAGTGCTTCTGCCAAGTCTTTGAGGAATAAGTACTTCCCCTCTGATCCTGGGGCAGTTGATGTTGGAATTTCTGATGATCTATTACACTTGAAGACTCTATGTGCAAGGCTGAATACTGGTGTTGTGGAGCAGAAGTCTAAATCTAAAGGAAAATCTAAAACTTCAACTGCTTATGCTGTAGATTTTTCAGTTGGGAAGGAGGAGAGCCTGGTTAGTATAGTATCCGAGATGCTGGCTGAACTAAGCAAAGGAGATGGAGTGTCTACATTTGAATTTATTGGCAGTGGTGTTGTCGCTGCTCTGTTGAACTACTTCTCGTGTGGGTATTTCTCCAAAGAGAAAATGTCAGGGGCAAATCTTCCCAAGCTTAGGTTACAGGCTCTTCGAAGATATAAATCGTTTATTTCTGTTGCCCTTCCTAGTAGTATTAATGAAGGGAACAGAGCTCCTATGACTGTTTTAGTTCAAAAGCTCCAAAATGCTTTATCTTCCTTGGAGCGTTTTCCAGTTGTTTTAAGTCATTCGGCTAGGTCATCAAGTGGAAGTTCCCGACTATCGTCAGGTTTAAGTGCATTATCTCAACCATTTAAGCTGCGTCTATGTAGAGCTCAGGGTGAGAAATCTCTTCGGGACTATTCAAACACTATTGTACTGATTGATCCCCTAGCTAGCCTAACTGCTGTTGAGGACTTTCTTTGGCCACGAGTTCAAAGAGGTGACTCTGGGCAAAGGCCATCACCATCTGTGGGAAATTCTGATTCTGGGGCTACAGCTGCAGGAGCTGGTGCTTCTTCACCATTTGCTACTGCTCCTCCCAGCTCTCGTCGTCAATCCTCTAGATCTAAATCAGGTGTTAATATCGGAGATACTAGAAAGGATTCATCTCATGATAAATCTAGCGGCTCTTTGAAAGGGAAGGGAAAAGCTATACTAAAACCTGCAACAGAGGAAACAAAAGGTCCTCAAACAAGAAATGCTGTGCGAAGAAAAGCTGCATCAGAGACGGATGCTCAAATGAAATCAAAAAACGAAGAATCTAGTTCTGAG GATGAAGATCTTGACGTGTCCCCTGCCGACGATGCATTGGCGATGGAAGATGATGACAActcagatgatgaagatgaggaacATGAGAAT GTACTGAGGGATGACACATTTCCTATGTTCACATCCAACAAGGTGCATGATGTTAAGTTGAGTGACTCTGCTGATGACACTGCTCCTGGGCCTGCTACTAGTGACTGTCAAACAACTCCGGCTTCTGGTTCCAATAATAAAAAGGCAGCTGTCAAAGGCCTAGATTCCACTGATTTTCGGAGTGGAAGTTCTTTTGGTTCAAGGGGTGCAATGTCATTTGCTGCTTCTGCAATGGCCGGGCTTGCATCCAATAGTCGAGGTATTAAAGGAAGCCAGGATCGTCATGGCCGTTCTCTTGGGGGGTCGAGTGAACCCCCCAAGTTAATTTTTTCAGCTGGTGGGAAACAGCTTAACTCGAATATGACAATATACCAAGCCATCCAACGACAGCTAGTTACCAATGAAGAAGATGACGAGAGGCATACTGGATGCGATCTTGTTACTAGTGATGGAACCAGGCTGTGGAGTGATATTTATACAATCACATACCAAAGGGGAGATAGCCAAGCTGACAAGTCATCCACTGGCATTTTGCATTCTGGCTCTTCGTCAAAGTATACCCAGTTAGGATCTACATCTAATTCAAGCTGTGATGCTTCATTTGGCCGATCTCTTCTAGATAGCATTCTTCAAGGGGAGCTTCCatgtgatatggagaagaacaacCCAACATATGAAATTCTGTCACTTTTACGTGTGCTTGAAGGTTTGAATCAGCTAGCACCACGGTTGAGAGTTCAGTCAGCTTCTGACAATTTCTCTGAAGGGATGATTACAAGTCTGGATGAGATGAGTGTCACTGGATCTAGGGTTCCTACTACAGAATTCGTTAACAGTAAACTCACTCCTAAATTGGCTCGGCAGATGCAGGATGCACTTGCCCTTTGCAGTGGCAGTCTCCCTTCCTGGTGCTACCAGTTGACAAAAGCTTGCCCATTTTTGTTTCCTTTCGAAACCAGAAGACAGTTTTTTTACTCAACTGCCTTTGGATTATCCAGGGCTTTGCATCGCTTACAACAACAGGGTGCTGATGGTCAAGGGTTGAATGGGAGGTTACAACGTCAGAAAGTACGCGTATCGAGGAGCCGCATTTTAGATTCTGCTGCTAAGGTTATGGAAATGTATTCCAGTCATAAGGCTGTACTTGAAGTTGAATATTTTGGTGAGGTAGGAACTGGCTTAGGTCCAACATTAGAATTCTATACTCTCTTGAGTCACGACCTTCAAAAAGTTGATCTAGGAATGTGGAGGGCAAACTGTTCTTTTGATAAGGCCTCTATGGAAGTTCTCGATGATGATCACAGCAAAGCTGGGAAGGTGGAAGATTCCTCAGGATTGGGTTCTGGTCCTACTGCAAATATTGTTCTCTCTCCTCTCGGATTGTTTCCTCGGCCATGGCCTCCAAATGCCGACTTTGCAGACGGTAGTCAATTTTTTAAAGTCATAGAGTATTTCCGGCTGCTTGGACGAGTGATGGCTAAAGCTCTTCAAGATGGAAGGCTTTTGGATATACCTTTATCAATGGCGTTCTACAAACTTGTCCTTGGGCAG GAGCTTGATTTGCATGATATTCTTTCTTTTGATCCCGAGATAGGGAAAACTTTGCAAGAATTACAAGCTTTAGTTTGCAGAAAGCAGTATCTAGAATCAGTCGGTGGTGATCATTCAGATGCAGTAGCAGAGTTATGCTTTCGTGGAGCTCCAATTCGAGATCTGTGTCTGGATTTTACACTTCCTGGGTATCCGGATTATGTCTTGAAACCTGGAGACGAAAAT GTTGATATTGATAATCTAGAAGAGTATATCTCGTTAGTAGTTGATGCCACAGTAAAGactggaattgtacgacaattggAAGCTTTTAGGGCAGGATTTAACCAG GTGTTTGACATCACCTCTTTACAAATATTTTATCAAAGTGAGATAGACTACTTACTCTGTGGACGTAGAGAATTGTGGAAG GCTGAGACACTCGTGGATCACATTAAATTTGATCATGGTTACACAGCCAAGAGTCCTGCAATTATCAAT TTACTTGAGATCATGGGGGAGTTCACGGCAGAACAACAGCGTGCcttttgtcaatttgttacagGCGCACCAATGCTTCCTCCAGGAGGTCTAGCTGTACTGAATCCCAAGTTGACTATTGTGAGAAAG CTTTCTTCCTCTGGGACGACGGCTGCCAATGGGACAGGGGCTTCAGAATCGGCGGATTATGACCTGCCCAGTGTTATGACATGCGCTAATTATCTCAAGCTTCCTCCATACTCAACCAAG GAGGTAATGTACAAGAAATTGCTGTTTGCTATCAATGAAGGACAAGGCTCGTTTGATTTGTCGTGA